TTTTGCAATATGGTATGTCGACTGATTCCTCGATCCAAGATACGCAAGTTCACCCAACTGGCTACTAATTGCACCAAATCTTGCACTCTCCACCTCTTGTTTGTCTAAGGTAGCGTCCATATTGCCAATTGGAAAATTGTGAGTCTGTTTAGTCTCAACCATCCACCGAGATAGTATTAGTGCTCGAGGCATTGAAGTAATGTGTAGTCGTTTTATTGAAGCAAATATATGCCGGCATGGTATCCCATATGAGAAAAAATATTGGCATTCACAAACAAAGAGATCACGCTCCGGTGTTACATATACATGCCTCTTCACTTGTTCAGCATCATACTTGTGAAGCTTCAAAATGATTGCATCCTCTTCCTCCAATAGGGTTTTCACCATGTACCTACCTTCTTTCAACATCTGGTGTCGTACCTTGTAAAACATGTTCCGTGTGTAAAGATTTGCTAATTCATCCTCTATCTGTGGCAAATTTGTCTTCCCGAGCTGGGGACTAGTGTGAAGTGTAATGTACTCATCCTTTGCTTCACGTTGTCTAATTAAAGATAAGGTCATGTTGACCCCCCTGACGAACTCGTACAACTTCAACTTTTGATTCACTTTTTTCTTCAACACCGCATTAATACCTTCACTTCGTTGAGTAGTTGTCATTCCACAGAAGAAATTCCTTCTCAGAAATGTTTCAGCCCACTTCTCCTTGTCTGCATAAAGCTTTGCAGCATATTCAGTGCCTTGTATCCCAAAATCTTTCACTAAGTCGCACCATTTATCTTCAAACTCGTCCTTTGTGTAGTACCGAAATACCAATTTGGTAAACCTACTCGCAAAAGATGGATCTTTCACTTTTAAAATAGCTTTGTTGTGTAAATGCCAATAACACAATCGGTGGGGTACATCAGGCATCAACTCCTGTAGCGTGTTAGCAATAGCTTCGTCTCCATCTGTCACTACTGTTTTCGGTAGAACACCTCCCATGCATTCCAGGAAAGCCCTTGTCGCCCACTTGTAGCTGCTGGCAGACTCATTGTCAAGAATGGCAAAGCCCAAAATGCATGTGGTATAGTGGTTATTAATTCCTATCCATATCAGCAGCGGCTTCCCATAACTATTAGTCTTGTACGTCGAATCAAAAGCTACTGCATGGCCATATGTCTCATAGTCTGATCTACATCTCCCATCTGCCCAAAATAGATTAAGAAGACGATTATCCTCATTGTACGAAAACTGTCCAAAAAAACTAGGGTCTTCATCAGCTTTATGCTCTAAATATCCGATTGCCCGCCCTGCATTGGAACCGATAAACTCAACTTTTGAAGCATGGGATATTCGATTGTAAAGATCCTTTGGTGTGAATGGAATCTTCTCATAACCACCCATTTGCTTTGCCATGTATGACATGATGTGGCAAGTTCTTATGCCTGACTCCTTCATTATTTGTGCAGTCGTCAAGGTTCCTTGTGTCATTATCCGATTGGACCGAAGGAATTGTTTATGGTTGTCTGCTACAATGTTGTGAGAATGAATTGGGATGAATTCTTTGCATATCCAATGCGTACTACCCTTCACCAAGTTCACCCGAAAGCAAACCTTGCATCCCACTCGACTAATTGGCTTAGGCTCCCTAGTTCTATCAAGCCTTCCCACATGCATTTCAGATCGCCAGCCCTCGCGGGAGCATACCCACTGACGTTGACGTACATCACCTGTAGTATTTTTTCGCATGATACTTTTACGTAGGCTGAACCCAATGAATCTTGCATATTCATGAATGAATTCTTCAGCCATGTCCAGTGATTGAAAAACATGCCCAACCATGCCATCTTTACTCAACAACAATGGGTTTTCGTTTAAATCATACTTAGAAAATTGGTTGGTATCATTCATTTCGTCAGTTGCCATTTTTGTCTTTTCCAAACTTGATGTCCCACCTTCATCAACTATATTCTCCATGGCATCTCCATCACCTTCATCAACCGTATTCCCCATGTCATCTCCCCcaccttcttcttcctcataTTCTTCACAAAAGCGTAAGCCAAACCAATCCAAATCATTCTCTTCGATAATGTCTGTTTCGGACCTTTGAAACATAAAATTCTCCAACAGTTAGAAATTAAATGGTATTTTTTAGCCAAATATTCATATGCAAATCTACATTAAAATCAAACTATCCCAGTCTTGACATTTGTCTTCATTAACAGTTAATTCCTATGATATTTTCTATTCCCCATGATCATAATTTCAGTCTCATTTTGACTCGAAAAGTTGAAAACGAATTCATAAAATAACTCACATATTAATTGAGGTAGAAATATTTACTATATAATATGTGTTCGTTACATTCGGTTATAATATTGTTTCAGTAACAGTGTTTCAATCAAGTGACCCTATTACTATACTACTGTAGAAGTGGCTACCTCATTcggacgtggcttcagcatggaaaataccactaactgcatagttgaataatatgtatcagaaaaactttaataaagtaaatcgttaatcaattaatttgtgataTTTAACAAGagaaaatggaacttactcgacgattggcgaatataggagccaacagagctgtcgaaatagtgtatcagtcttcgtagcccagctgAGCATCCTAGGAATCtgattcccactattctcaccgaacttactcccgaaagaaggcatggcctcaaaagcccagtaaagaaccGCGGGTGCATAGCAATTGAAAGTATACTTGgcctccttctgttttttgcttgacccctctttcgttttctcctcgtagtgtttcaattgcttcttcatgtccttttgaaggcctttgataaccttcttaaatgacaacttcccccaaggatacttgaaaaagtaatcaatatcctcaaccatccttagggaatctccccatatcattgttgtcttctctggggcatttagtaccccctctatcaaatagcacaaacccagcttaaatgcatcttctgggtttgtggaggccttcagtgcatcttccaactgaccaaaactaaccttcggatgaccattaaaatattcctggataatccgatcacttgaaagatgctctttcaattCATTCGAggacggtgatttcccaaaatttagcccagtaactagggcaaactctgcaataccaaatctacaaagagtgttgcccaggtagaactgaccctcttcaggcttcttaCTTTGTACCTTGCGCAACATTAGCTGATGGagcagaaccccagaaaaactaaattCTTTTGACTTAAAGAATTGCCCCAATGGGAATGCCTGTGCCCTTTCAATTAGACCGTGCCTCTTAAATTGCTCTAcaagggtatccaagtaggcactacccctGTAAGTGACACGGCCAGGAAAATGCTTCTCCAAAGGCACAATAAGTTCAGGCATctgaaaaaaaataacaaaaaacatgttaaaaaaacaaaatatacaatctggtaaggcagttactatcgaggcagaaacaatcgagttctatcgagtcttatcgaggcaAGGCAAAAAACCAAAGTTTAGTCATATCGAGTCCTATCTATGtgggtcctaaaaatcccaaagccatGTAAGCTCGAGTCTTATGAAGTCCCTATCGAGGTGTGTTCTCAAATTAAAAAAGtcttgtatcatcgagtcctatcgattccaaTCGAGGTATGTTCTAAAATTCCGAGAGTGTCATCGAGGCCTCTTATCGAGTcatatcgatgcctatcgaggtattccctaaACTACCCAAAAAGACGGACCATCGAGCCCCATCAATCTCTATCgttgcctatcgaggtattccctaaACTACCCTAAAAGACGGACCATCGATCTCGATGCCTATCGGATTATAATTTCGGTGATCGAACTCACCACTGAGTTCGTGGGGTTCGGGGCAAGGccccgattttttttttttttttagcaattTGATCCGATCGGACCATGTGTGAGCTCTTTGATCCCAAATGCATCGGACCCTTGGattgctaaaaaaaaaaagacggaccatcgaggcccatcgatctatatcgatgcctatcgaggtattccctaagctacccagaaGCCTGTGCCATCGAGGCCCCATCAAtctctatcgatgcctatcgaggtattccctaaactacccaaaaagacggaccatcgaggcccatcgatccctatcgatgcctatcgaggtattccctaagctacccagaaGCCTGTGCCATCGAGGCCCCATCGATctatatcgatgcctatcgaggtattccctaagctacccagaaGCCTGTGCCATCGAGGccccatcgatctctatcgatgcctatcgagttATGCTATAAAAGTCCCAAAGTCTGTATCATCGAGTccccatcgatctctatcgatacctatcgatttctatcgagtttCATGAAAAATATCGAAAAAAACACACATTTCTCATTGCCAACCCCGATCTATCctatcaataaaaaccaacaaaaataaCCAGGCACATAGATATAAaacgaaatccctcaccttcTCGACGTTTCCTGAAAATGTGGTTGGCTTTCTAGACGGTTGGCCTTCCCCTTCTCCGATCGTCAAGTCCGACCTTTGGCTGCCCTGCTTGGTGTTGTTCGTGGAAGACGAAGAAGCTGGGTTTGAGAAAAACAtgcattaaaaatcaataaaacacgcctttatatatatattgtttacaATTTATATTTTAGCATTAATTAACCGCTTAAAAATCAATAACCATTAATAGATAACAACGTGTAAATAATTAATCATTGTCTACaataaatttcatattttatttcaTACATGGTATACGTATTAATACACTATTCTAAAATTCCCAAAACATTTTCGCATCGATTCATATCGATCTTTATCGATGCCTATCAAGGTATTCCCTAAACTACCCCAAAAGACGgaccatcgaggcccatcgatctctatcgatgcctatcgaggtattccctaagctacccagaaGCCTGTGCCATCGAGGCTCCTTATCGAGTcatatcgatgcctatcgaggtattccctaaactacccaaaaagacggaccatcgaggcccatcgatcTCTTAtgatgcctatcgaggtattccctaagctaccctaAAAGACGgaccatcgaggcccatcgatctctatcgatgcctatcgaggtattccctaaACTACCCCAAAAGACGGACCGTCGAGgcccatcgatctctatcgatgcctatcgaggtattctCTCAAATTCCCACAGGCATGTGTCATCGAGTCCCCCATCGATTCTTATCGAGTGCCATCGATGTATGCTCTAAAATTCCCGAAGCCTGTGTCATCGAGTccccatcgattcctatcgatgtatgctctaaaattcccaaagcctgtgtcatcgagtcccccatcgattcctatcgatGTCTATCGATGTATGCTCTAATAAATTCCCAAAGCCTGTGTCATCGAGTCCCTCATCAATTCCCATCGATTTACAATTTATATTATTGCATATAACCATTAATTAATCGCTTGATTTTGAAACCAACGTGTAAATAGTTAATCATCGTGTATTAAAAAATAGTGTCACTTATAATTTTTTACaataaatttcatattttatttgtACCAATACCATCATAAACTTTAAATATACATGCCCATAATATTATACTTAATTTTTACCATTTCATATATGGTATACTTATTAATAcattatttaaatcaattaaataggatagttttattatataataaaggAAAAATATCATCATGTGGTTTTGGCCAataaatggaaatcaaatatttTCCTGCATGTGAAAGGGAAATGTGTTTGAgagaaaacaaaaaaacaaaaatctaAGGATAAATAAAGAGATATTGGTTGATTGAGATTGGTTCATCTGACGGTGAAAAAAAAAAGACTCTTGGAATGATGGCactgcaaaaataataaataccgTGTAGACACGGTTTGGACAGTCCCATTAGAACTGAAACCATCATTTTTTCATTTATTGCCTTGCGTGTGAATCTGttaatatatatttcatttattaatATTTGACCTTCTGTGTCTTTTAACGTTTACGCTTCAGATTGTAGCTCATACAAGAGAACAATggcttccaaaaaaaaaaatggtaggaAATCTTCACATTCCAGAAGGGAGTTTGCTCAATCAAACAACTGGTCCGACTATTCTACAGGCAGCACTCCGTACTACTCTGACGACTTTGAAGTCAATGTAAACCACGACCAAGGTTTTCACCCAAACCCTCCACCCACTATGTCGCCGTCCATTGAAATCCAAGAAAGGTCAGCCAATATTGTTTTGCATGAACTCTCTTCTGACACCAGCGATGCGGAGGAACAACAAAGAATGGGAGGCAAGAAATGTGGGGACGGGGAGGAAGGTATTCATTTTCTACCCATTCTTAACTTTGTAATTTATAATTTTTGGTAATCAGCCCAACATAGTATGAgttatatctatttttaatttagtttgtttaACATAGTTTTTATTTCAAATCACATGATGAATATAATCTATTAATGTTGTTATATACTAAAAAATGTTGTCCTAATTTATTAACCCTCGGCGTTATGAGGAATCTTTTCAAGCCAATGGATATAAGAGCGATGGGTGCTTCTGTGCAGACTACACCGACTTCGGTGCTTCCCCATATTCATCCGAGGATGCACAACCATCGTCGCCGTCATTGATGGTGATAGATCCACAACTCTTCCAACGCTATACCATGAGCAAACTCGATGACATCGAAATCAGACAAATAGAGTGCAATAAGAAAATAGATCGCCTGTCTTCTCAGATGGCTGCCTACTTCAATGGTGCTGGTCCCAAACCTACTCCACCCACAACAGGTCCATCTACTGGAATCAACAACGGTAATGATAAATAGTTATGTATTATCGTTGGGAGGTTTCTGCAGTTTTAAGGATTAAGTACTATATTTTCGTTTGAACTTGTTTGGGGTTACGGAACAGACTCAATATTTTGTATGGTTTGTGTTAGTAAACACGACTTTTGCCTGGAACTATTTCACAATCTGTTTTGGACATGCCCCTTGCAGTACTAATTATGCGTTGGAAGCAAAGACCTGATTTTGCTATAGATAATGGCTTAagtttttaattttagtattgtGGTTCCTGTTTATTAAGGTTAATGTGCCTCTACATCATCAATTCTGAGTATGTTTGTTTTAGGGCTGTTTACACATGTGTATAAATAATAACAACTTTGTTTGAAATTTTATACccacaacatattaattaattattattatatataacagattttatttaatttaataaataattaagggTGTGATTGGTATAGAATTCCAAtcagattttatgtttttaaaatttaaaagttgtGGACGTACACAAAAATCTTGTTTGGTTtaacattttttaaaataatttttaaaaacaaactcTAATTTATCAAAGGATTCAGGAAATGATGTTTTCACGTTTTCTTACTTGTTTCTTATGTTCTCATTATATATTAATAgactttttacattttttttaaggtCTATGTTATGTACAATAATTTCTCTTTactgacaatttttttttctttctacacTTCTGGTGTTAAATTATttactctattttttttaataaaaatggtattttcttcaattttaaatTCTTATTCATCTTTATAACtatatttgttaaaatatttcatTGTAAAATTATACAAAGGGATGCAATTGattctaatttataatatatatttttaaataaaattaaggtaatgataaaatattttataaaataaagattacaaaaaaaattactattaataaataaatataaatttatcatttcaattctatactaaaagttaaatattataaaataaaaatagctaTCGAGGTATTCCCTGAACTACCCAGAAGCTTGTGCCATCGAGGCCCCATCGATctatatcgatgcctatcgaggtattccctaagctacccaaaAGCTTGTGCCATCGAGGCCCCATCGATctatatcgatgcctatcgaggtatttccttaagctacccagaagcCTGTGCCATCGAGGCCCCATCGATCTCTATCAATGCCTATCGAGGTATGCTATAAAAGTCCCAAAGTCTGTATCATTGAGTCCCCATCAATCTCTATCGATCTCTATCGATAACAAAGTAAAATATTTATCTAACTCCACAAATTGtaaattgagtttttttttaaaaacaaaatttcttcctaattttctttaatttttcttacagtcttgatttttttttcttctgtccTTTTTACAAGTCAAttactttttaaaattattatcatataaatttagtaaaataattaattataaaatcatataacaatataatttaattctaattataaaatcatataaaaaatattttcacttcaattattattataccaaaaataaaaaatatatgttacatattcaatttttaaattttctaccaaaaaattattcATTTTTATAGAATTCAAAAATAGTCTTCAGACACTAAATGTAGAATCTTTTTTCAGAATCatactttttcaaaatataatttttaaatcacTAATTGATGccctaaaaaaaatataactaataAAGTTAATGccctaaaaaaaatataactttaatttataaaaaatatcaaagttaatgacaatgcaatataaattgttatgaatttaattaatgtaatattataaaattttaatttatcaatataattaaattttatcctGTCACACCATTTCAAAATAAACctctcttaaaaaaaaaatattatgtataCTCAATCACGATAAACAATAGTATTTTATAAACAATagtattttatcttttatatgtaCTTCTCATGCTTTCTCATGCTTCACTAATATTCTCCATAAAACAATGTATGAGGGTAGTTATGTCAATTTACACATGGTTATCAGTGTAAATGGTTAGTTAAAAACCAGAGTTATAATTGAATGGTTTTGGCCTATTTTGGACCGTTACACCTATTTTAACAAAGGCCACGTATACCTGTTAGGGTTGGGTAGGTTGTCAATTAATTTGTGGGATAAAATATACAGATTTCTCTTCATTCACGATTTTAACATCTTTTGACACTGTACTTAACTACTGTGAATCTGATCTCAAAACTCCATTCCCAACCTTCACAAAGTCTGTGTAGAATACTTGTACCATCGAAGAGATTCAACAGCGGTGCTGGGTGGGTACAAAAATATTCTGTGGACAGCGGTGGTCGCCGAATTAAAAATCGCAGCCGCCGACAACCTTCGAATCCAATCGTCGGCAAGCAGCAGAAATTCGAGATCCGTTAAAAGGTGTATGTTCTTTAAATAAATCACTTTCCTTTTTAACTTCATCCATTTATTATTTACTTAATATCCATTCAAGTTAGAGACGaaaatttatgtttaaaaatgtagGTGGAGGAAAATTAGGGACCTGAGAAACCGACCAAAACCATCCgctctgatatatatatataaagcataTATCTTCACCAAactaatgcaacaaagtttaggAAAACATAGGCAGGGACACAAATGGCATCCTCAAGTAAAAGCCATATATCAAAAATGACAACTTTACTGCACTCCTGAGGTGGGGTTAGAAAATATGTTTAATTCGTCTTACATTGGGGAATACATATTTGGCCATGTACGAATCACAAATTTATTTGCACTCTTTGTTGTACTATTACCTTAATTTGTCTCATCGcgttttttattaaaattttaactGTCACTTCAATCTAGCTTAAATTTGGTAATCGAATTTATCAAAACACGGAACATGAAAAGAGGAATGACCATGTCCGATGAGGTGAAGATGAAACTGGCCTCTAAGCGTGTATGTAAGTCGGACACCCCCATCTCTTCCTCCTCCAGCTCTGGCACCAAGGAATTCATGGTGGGGAAATCCAACCACAACTCAGACATCATTGTACACCAAGGACAGCATGGCATTCGTAGACCGAACAAATTAAGGACAAGGAATTCAGTGGACACTATCCGATTAAATTCAATGGACCACCTTTCATTTGAGGTACTCAATTTAAGTATATATAGCTCCAATTTCATATAGGCATTTAGCTGTACAAACACTTATTCCAACGTATTATTAAAAGTCATTCCTAGTCCTTACACCTCTCGTTTGGTTTTACTTGTTTCTATTTTTATGCATACAACATAAATTTTGCTCATTTGTATTGGGAAGGTCGGTGTGGGTTATTTAAATTAtcttaaaattgaaaatttgtattattatgagtacaaaattaattaatataccaTGTCAGGAGAAAGAGATTGATATTGACGGGGCAGGAGATTGTGAACTAATCATCGAATGGTATGCTAAGCTCCCAAATTCAGTAAAAGATAGAGTTAGAGTGACAGGATTACAACCTTTAGTGGACGGCATAAACCAATCAGAAATGGATGTTGCACTATTACAAGTACTTGGGGAGAAGTGGTGGGACACAACACATACGTTCATATTCGAGAAATTAGGAGAGATGACATTGACCCCCAAGGATTTTAGTTCAATTTCTGGAATACCAGTGCATGGTAACCCATTGAAAATGGATAGACGCATCCACAAAAATATAGAACAACTAACAAAGTTAGTAGGACAACCACTAGCAACCATTGGCAGAAGAAGGGTGAAATTGAGTTGGCTATACACAGCTTATCGCAATATGCAACTAAGATATATTGAAGACCATGATATTTTAACTAGGGTCTTCATACTCGCACTACTTGGGTGCACTTTGTTTGCACGTTCTAATAAGATGGTGCACTTGTACTACTTACCGTGTTTGGCTAGTATAGGAGATATAGGATCTTTCAATTGGGGGGGAGCTGCATTGGCTTTTATGTACCAGCAAATGGATGACTTATGTAGACACAACACACACTGCATGGGAGGCCTTTGGAAAGCATGGGAGGTAATACAAAATCTCTGTATGAGGCATGTTTGTGTTGCCATTTTTCTAGTCATCATAGAATGCTGtataaaacattaatttttaatatattattgaaACTTAACAAACAATTTTCTTCTTATAACAGGTTTGGGCAAGGGAATACCTACCATGTGTGCGTGTTACACCACAATCGATATCATCAAAAGTCTTTCCACGAAGCCTTCTGTGGAGTAATTGCCCTCCACAAACAATGGGGATTGCGGCCCTGTTGAAGTACTATAGGGAAAAACTAACAAATCTAACATTGGACGAGGTAAAATAAAATGTACGCTATGCTAGCGTATAGATTGTAATTATGAAACCAAAATTCACTAAATTTCTAATTTAACCAGGTTGACCTCTGTCCATGGGGAGATGAAGAAATTCAACCTTACTATGTTGCCCTAAGTGAGGTAGCCAACTCCAGTCGAATCTTACTGGTTGGCCCGAACGGAGCAGAGTGGTATTTGGGGGAGCGAGTTTCAATGCAAAGTTGTGGAATTGTTCCCAACCGAATACCACAACTACCACCCAAGTCAATGCTTGTTCGAGAAAAACTGGTCATAATTACAAAGCTGTGGTGTTTGTCTGGTAAATCGGCATCAAAATTCTGGGAAGAACAAACAAAGGAGAACTGTGAAAAGTACAAAAGAGAAGTTTTGTGTACAATAACACACCACAATGTATGTTATTCAATTTGATGATGAAAGTTAACTTCAATATTATAAATCACTTGGTATGTGAACTGTgtatttttgtattaaaaaaatttaatctcaCTTTATCTCGCTATGCCACGAACTccaaacattatttattttaattatagtaCAAAAAGACACATCTATGTCTCAGCTGCATCCTTGATTCTAGCATTCCATAAACTCTTTATGAATACTTAGAGcaatct
This genomic interval from Humulus lupulus chromosome 8, drHumLupu1.1, whole genome shotgun sequence contains the following:
- the LOC133795422 gene encoding protein FAR1-RELATED SEQUENCE 5-like — translated: MMVSVLMGLSKPCLHASSSSTNNTKQGSQRSDLTIGEGEGQPSRKPTTFSGNVEKMPELIVPLEKHFPGRVTYRGSAYLDTLVEQFKRHGLIERAQAFPLGQFFKSKEFSFSGVLLHQLMLRKVQSKKPEEDIIEENDLDWFGLRFCEEYEEEEGGGDDMGNTVDEGDGDAMENIVDEGGTSSLEKTKMATDEMNDTNQFSKYDLNENPLLLSKDGMVGHVFQSLDMAEEFIHEYARFIGFSLRKSIMRKNTTGDVRQRQWVCSREGWRSEMHVGRLDRTREPKPISRVGCKVCFRVNLVKGSTHWICKEFIPIHSHNIVADNHKQFLRSNRIMTQGTLTTAQIMKESGIRTCHIMSYMAKQMGGYEKIPFTPKDLYNRISHASKVEFIGSNAGRAIGYLEHKADEDPSFFGQFSYNEDNRLLNLFWADGRCRSDYETYGHAVAFDSTYKTNSYGKPLLIWIGINNHYTTCILGFAILDNESASSYKWATRAFLECMGGVLPKTVVTDGDEAIANTLQELMPDVPHRLCYWHLHNKAILKVKDPSFASRFTKLVFRYYTKDEFEDKWCDLVKDFGIQGTEYAAKLYADKEKWAETFLRRNFFCGMTTTQRSEGINAVLKKKVNQKLKLYEFVRGVNMTLSLIRQREAKDEYITLHTSPQLGKTNLPQIEDELANLYTRNMFYKVRHQMLKEGRYMVKTLLEEEDAIILKLHKYDAEQVKRHVYVTPERDLFVCECQYFFSYGIPCRHIFASIKRLHITSMPRALILSRWMVETKQTHNFPIGNMDATLDKQEVESARFGAISSQLGELAYLGSRNQSTYHIAKSEIDRLCGKLKAVVDMGDKEISHNLPLHREFQFPVLDPYFTKSKGTTKVPGSKKDEYEDAEEDDQCYGMGLNDEWAGQNSMDYTQHENETENDVVDDLGSELQNDKVNKVGTQVEEGSNWWKSPF